One window from the genome of Podospora pseudocomata strain CBS 415.72m chromosome 6, whole genome shotgun sequence encodes:
- a CDS encoding hypothetical protein (EggNog:ENOG503NZ83; COG:S): MAPVERDTPRDLRHQHSASLSDHGRALVPMWDSSDPERAPPPLPLNPQSPIVSRTGTSSAIQSAHAALAEKARENAALVPHVPKHQRLEVSPERPLPIPGMAPAPPGANTHRRMNSLQPTSVKDMSMMIEAGSSPARELPVQRSPEKNTRPVTPSRNARNSWIEPKDEKDYFGHSGDDRSTLKPGPSLTPIIRPTARRATHQSILGENTPPPSATMLALQNMSTQSNTHLPSTNTNLYSSPMGPKPPPPSMEPEKPQPPPPQPQAHSQPLGDITNNSHAMVQVAKVPESLDLLSNQILTLTDIATTLQKEMSLLSRRSRDNATDLLSLKEATNARDEDIRKSLRDLITESKARAANRDLYGGPLLLEGRHHTTSPTQLSKSVRPFSLPRIPSPNSFAASFDRESMLSTPSLVGSETGTNSTTVTLVEKIIRDMATKEGQENLGHKLSDLAGKLSGMATADKIEELARFIKENQQQAVIAAAAGGAGGGGGGNKNRNWDVGEDDDDDSPSNSGRLLQGGGDVNEEVYKAIKTVKDSLANAGGLTAEVKALVVKLRGEVLHMGRDLGQKFEELLAEGVPSNGGGDGNKADMQRIIEQGLAQMSEQMNKILRDYRYTGGSGGDVSTEAHALTGPREAHQFDSQELYNAMRAALKDTHPRTPDLRREDVMQAVKDAWEKYKPEIEIQQIGLEREEVLECLAQGLADFKRPMGATRDEVFSAVAEGLRNYQPPKVEMLRKQDILEVVTECLGEWEVPQPPKTGDEVTREDVLDAVREGLLAMPPPPEPKGASRDDVIDAVADALDAFDFSKTVSEALVTQPVTKGDVAEAVSQALKGLDLSDDMLDAVQEGLRGQEEKVRQAVEQGLKGFDIEALAAMIPRPDLSRVDVADAVKEGLEFLDLSRDDVADAVKDGLEKMDLTNTLSKSVAEAVKKVLEDHNFGSSSPSANNERALVPRSASMGSHIPMPSPPSFSGSEIPMNASPGSSFSKSDIEEAVKSALDSLDFSLDVSDAVKTTLDGFDFAAAAGSSSGATKSDLSKVDVVDAVKEGIRALDLSTEIAADVIDIVKKELEQGDSAKSQDPEAMVAAVKRGLQEVDLTTEIAADLIESVRKEFQTLSSGSAVISANATSPAASNEEVLAKLQEIRDAMVAEFKAATEESKKSTADSDGLEKLRSEIESYVDRVKGESSSSEDKEEFMQDLLKTLDGFRDEVGELVLKSTDSSKTMLKEELESLREVVNSSMVPVTPQAGLYTQEVLMAIQEGLSSLRAEVSSRPIAGLTEILDALQEGLGDIRVSINNLRDKPADLTANDEILEALKAGLDSVRADIDDMRKSTSNELALVKKAQDNDEEEIKARAIIPVEKTVQKDDIKNLEILLTQLGKKVEVMQATSVPDPDAMSKEDARRMEDTIRQVQESVAKLSSQVPLASMEDALKKIQATVIEMSTRDPPPRKPREPRVPSENDEPALREDVEAIETILRNTKARLDDLIDGEQGVRKDHIDALEALILETRESLAGLVSHVDTLSKKDNIDALETLILETRESVGGVASQLEIVSQKEDILKVESLVNQVVAAFDEMKERHEKALDDPERITKTDVEAVEAVCLDTKVLIENIMKVDLASLPTKENMDNLELQLGELKECMDFHALDAQKATEDRQAEIVGVAERVGEVKAILEDFHGVLRGKLEEGAKGVDSIHLLLDGFSTTIKEAITKNDTVGDDLKVMLDALKTDVEESKASFSTAHLETNEKVQAASDTVIAKLDERIADLMGKYDEFQLLHEERAAKGEERDANMEAAVVGNKAIAEELKQLVDTLGSAVTDSMERMEEASKTVFERVEALVTKSDEGQLEAKTEHSLTRETVQEAITKVGSVNDQVAEYQPKILQTLEDFVSTVGQHYEQLHTKAQAIQERVEIPVEKYDDTAVNEKLDVLVGHAEVADKAFGRLDTLDEVHSQVKATAAELAIFIAAQTQRIADEHEDKEKTLQETIVALERKLEEKQQVEAQISDLREEQERLKQYISVTLPQEQEQITIAFMSNLQSEEARLKETITSLKEEQELLKETFLSNLKEEQTRITEANVALKAEQDQLKESFIANLKEEQARIMETNVALKEEQEKLKETFLANLREEEGRLKELNDALREEQQTIRDTYLANLREEESLLKEINAGLRADQEALRESFIKSFQEEELRLREVNEQLRADNDKLQVTLKGENDLLKAALKEEYEQAKAQLKEEHEQLKAQLKAEQEALKATFKAEQEELRASMKEDNDRLKIELLSNLMEEETRVKEANVALRVEHDNLKTAFLAELKEEEERIKTSLADLRLDQEDLNSRKNNLCSELSTLEAACKFRREEVEDLTTQSEHMERKVLEGVMDLSKVLLMKKTASGLPEKKGPGGGNREFSSTLSRKRVVSGQQPLDTAGPNKARGTSAAISIALAQSGLSPEAKRNFSLTQINNNIPAGGIKRSQSVRNHAGGAANRGLRKESWTPMAATPKSRAASGNKAGKGYGDLMGDREVEGEDKENVPVVKEDEEEQVEIPQETEEIKVDEIRVDESEDEVESVAGDEATPVEGAAAPAVEEEESSESEDDNDEEEVEQKDGTALAAAKAAASSRASSPELEEASSSSESESEDEEEVIDQPKTEAATTETKTADDAASEFTDDDIEHVEAESESESESENEKEAEEPTLTADKLRKVSSCTTVVTPRGGDDEFSSSEESDFDDGASDWTNPPAALGTETNITALESEVGTPVEEKRKGA, encoded by the exons ATGGCGCCCGTCGAAAGGGACACCCCGCGCGACCTAAGACACCAACATTCCGCCTCTCTTTCGGATCACGGCCGAGCCTTGGTTCCCAT GTGGGACAGCTCTGACCCCGAGAGGGCTCCTCCCCCACTTCCTCTCAACCCCCAGTCCCCCATCGTGTCGAGGACAGGAACTAGTAGTGCCATCCAGTCCGCCCATGCTGCcctggctgagaaggccCGGGAGAATGCCGCACTGGTGCCCCACGTACCCAAGCATCAGCGCCTCGAAGTCTCACCAGAACGCCCATTGCCCATCCCAGGCATGGCTCCCGCACCCCCAGGCGCCAACACCCACCGCCGAATGAACTCTCTCCAGCCCACCTCGGTCAAGGATATGAGCATGATGATCGAGGCCGGCAGTTCCCCGGCGAGAGAACTTCCCGTACAAAGGTCCCCCGAGAAGAACACCCGGCCCGTTACCCCTTCGAGAAACGCAAGGAACTCCTGGATAGAAcccaaggacgagaaggacTACTTCGGCCACAGCGGCGATGACAGGTCAACGTTGAAACCGGGTCCTAGTTTGACACCCATCATCCGCCCGACTGCCCGCCGGGCTACTCACCAGAGTATTCTGGGAGaaaacaccccccctccgtcAGCTACCATGCTTGCGCTACAGAATATGAGCACCCAGTCTAACACTCACCTTCCTAGCACCAACACCAATCTCTACAGCTCCCCGATGGgtcccaaacccccccctcccagcatGGAGCCCGAGAAACCGCAACCGCCTCCGCCCCAACCGCAGGCGCACTCACAACCCTTAGGAGATATCACCAACAATTCGCATGCCATGGTCCAGGTAGCCAAGGTACCCGAGTCCCTGGATCTTCTTTCTAACCAGATTCTTACCCTCACCGATATTGCGACAACGCTCCAAAAGGAAATGTCTCTTCTCAGTCGACGTTCCCGTGACAATGCCACCGATCTTCTCAGCCTCAAGGAAGCGACCAATGCCCGCGACGAGGATATCCGCAAGAGTCTCCGAGACCTCATTACCGAGAGCAAAGCCAGAGCGGCCAACCGCGACCTCTATGGTGGTCCCCTGTTACTGGAAGGTCGTCATcacaccacctctcccactcaACTCAGTAAATCCGTCCGGCCATTTTCTCTTCCGCGTATTCCGTCCCCTAACAGCTTTGCAGCTTCCTTTGATCGCGAATCCATGTTGAGCACCCCATCCCTGGTTGGTTCGGAAACCGGAACAAACTCGACGACTGTCACCCTGGTAGAGAAGATCATACGGGATATGGCTACCAAGGAGGGACAGGAGAACCTGGGCCACAAACTCTCGGACCTTGCCGGTAAACTCTCTGGAATGGCCACTGCTGACAAAATCGAGGAACTTGCCAGGTTTATCAAGGAGAATCAACAACAGGCTGTCattgctgccgctgcgggcggtgctggtggcggcggcggcgggaacAAGAATCGCAACTgggatgttggggaagatgacgacgatgataGCCCTAGTAACTCGGGCCGACTTTTGCAGGGCGGTGGAGACGTGAATGAGGAGGTTTACAAGGCTATCAAAACTGTCAAAGATAGCTTGGCCAACGCTGGCGGGCTTACTGCCGAGGTCAAGGCGTTGGTTGTAAAGCTCCGGGGCGAGGTGCTACATATGGGACGCGACCTCGGGCAGAAGTTTGAAGAATTGCTCGCTGAGGGTGTGCCTAGCAACGGTGGGGGAGACGGCAACAAGGCGGACATGCAGCGCATTATCGAGCAAGGCCTGGCCCAAATGTCGGAGCAGATGAATAAGATCCTCAGGGATTACCGCTATACCGGCGGTAGTGGAGGTGATGTTTCGACAGAGGCCCATGCGCTGACCGGTCCGCGCGAGGCTCATCAGTTTGACTCGCAGGAGCTCTACAACGCTATGCGCGCCGCCCTCAAGGATACCCACCCAAGGACTCCCGACTTGAGGAGAGAGGACGTCATGCAGGCTGTTAAGGATGCTTGGGAGAAGTACAAGCCAGAGATCGAGATTCAGCAAATTGGgctggagagggaagaggttCTCGAGTGTCTGGCGCAGGGCTTGGCTGACTTCAAGCGACCGATGGGCGCGACAAGGGACGAGGTTTTCTCTGCTGTGGCGGAGGGATTGAGAAACTATCAGCCACCCAAGGTCGAGATGTTGCGGAAGCAGGACATTCTCGAGGTAGTTACGGAGTGTCTTGGAGAATGGGAGGTTCCACAGCCACCCAAGACTGGTGACGAGGTCACGCGGGAGGATGTGCTTGATGCCGTTAGAGAAGGACTTCTTGCTATGCCGCCACCGCCTGAACCAAAGGGGGCTAGCAGGGACGATGTTATCGATGCTGTCGCCGATGCCTTGGACGCCTTTGATTTCAGCAAAACAGTTTCTGAGGCGCTTGTCACACAGCCGGTCACAAAGGGAGATGTAGCTGAGGCCGTGAGCCAGGCTTTGAAGGGACTGGATTTGTCTGATGACATGTTGGATGCTGTACAGGAAGGTCTGAGGGgacaggaggagaaggtacGACAGGCGGTTGAGCAAGGACTCAAGGGCTTTGATATTGAGGCTCTGGCGGCCATGATTCCCCGACCGGACTTGTCGCGCGTTGATGTTGCGGACGCAGTCAAGGAAGGACTTGAATTCCTCGACCTGAGCAGAGACGATGTTGCCGATGCCGTCAAGGATGGCTTGGAAAAGATGGACTTGACCAACACGCTCTCCAAGTCTGTGGCAGAGGCCGTCAAGAAAGTGCTGGAGGACCACAACTTTGGcagctcttctccttcggcCAACAATGAGAGGGCGCTGGTGCCCAGAAGCGCTAGTATGGGCTCTCATATTCCTATGCCATCGCCCCCATCTTTTTCTGGTTCCGAGATCCCGATGAATGCCTCTCCTGGCTCATCATTTTCGAAATCCGACATTGAAGAGGCCGTCAAGTCCGCCCTCGACTCGCTCGACTTTTCGCTTGATGTGTCAGATGCTGTCAAGACTACACTCGATGGCTTTGACTTTGCGGCCGCTGCTGGTTCCAGCTCAGGTGCAACCAAGTCTGACTTGTCcaaggttgatgttgtcgacgCTGTCAAGGAAGGTATTCGGGCTTTGGATCTTTCCACTGAGATCGCGGCCGATGTGATTGATATCGTCAAAAAGGAGCTTGAGCAAGGAGATTCAGCCAAGAGTCAAGACCCCGAGGCTATGGTCGCGGCTGTTAAGCGTGGCCTTCAAGAGGTTGATCTGACGACTGAGATTGCTGCCGATTTGATCGAGTCTGTTCGTAAGGAGTTTCAGACTCTGTCATCTGGGTCCGCAGTTATTTCTGCCAATGCCACTAGCCCAGCTGCTAGTAATGAAGAGGTTCTCGCCAAGTTGCAGGAGATTAGGGACGCCATGGTTGCCGAGTTCAAGGCTGCTACTGAGGAGTCCAAGAAGAGCACCGCTGACAGTGACGGTCTTGAGAAGCTCAGGTCCGAGATTGAATCTTACGTTGACCGCGTCAAGGGCgaatcatcatcttccgAGGACAAGGAAGAGTTCATGCAGGACTTGCTCAAAACTCTTGATGGCTTCCGCGATGAGGTTGGCGAGCTGGTGCTCAAGTCGACTGACAGTTCCAAGACCATGctcaaggaggagctcgagTCTCTCCGGGAGGTTGTCAACTCCAGCATGGTGCCTGTCACCCCACAGGCCGGCTTGTACACCCAGGAAGTTCTCATGGCTATTCAGGAGGGGCTTTCAAGCCTGAGGGCTGAGGTTTCTTCACGGCCGATTGCCGGGCTGACTGAGATTCTCGACGCGCTTCAGGAAGGCCTGGGCGATATCCGAGTCAGCATTAACAACCTCCGCGACAAGCCTGCCGACCTCACCGCCAATGACGAAATTCTGGAAGCTCTGAAAGCTGGCCTCGATAGCGTTAGAGCCGATATCGATGACATGAGGAAGAGCACCAGCAACGAGCTAGctttggtgaagaaggcccaggacaacgacgaggaggagatcaaggccagAGCTATCATCCCTGTTGAGAAAACCGTCCAGAAGGATGATATCAAAAATCTTGAGATCTTGCTTACCCAGCTGGGCAAAAAGGTTGAGGTGATGCAGGCTACCTCTGTTCCTGATCCCGATGCCATGTCAAAGGAAGACGCCCGCCGCATGGAGGATACGATCCGCCAGGTACAGGAGTCAGTTGCCAAGTTGTCGAGTCAAGTCCCACTTGCTTCGATGGAGGATGCACTCAAGAAGATCCAGGCGACGGTGATTGAGATGTCAACCCGCGATCCGCCCCCCCGCAAGCCAAGGGAACCAAGAGTACCGAGCGAGAATGATGAGCCCGCCCTTagggaggatgttgaggccATCGAGACCATTCTTCGCAATACCAAGGCTCGTCTGGACGATCTCATTGACGGCGAGCAGGGCGTGCGCAAGGATCATATTGATGCTTTGGAGGCACTCATTCTGGAGACCAGAGAATCCCTTGCCGGCCTGGTCAGTCATGTTGACACCCTATCCAAGAAGGATAACATCGACGCGTTGGAGACGCTCATCCTCGAGACTAGAGAGAGCGTGGGTGGCGTGGCTAGCCAGTTGGAGATTGTTTCTCAGAAGGAAGATATTCTCAAGGTCGAGTCACTGGTCAACCAGGTCGTTGCTGCTTTTGACGAGATGAAAGAGCGCCATGAGAAGGCTTTGGACGACCCCGAGCGAATCACCAAGACCGACGTCGAGGCTGTCGAGGCGGTTTGTCTTGATACCAAGGTGCTCATTGAGAACATCATGAAGGTTGATTTGGCTTCGCTGCCGACAAAGGAGAACATGGACAACCTCGAGCTTCAGCTTGGGGAGCTGAAGGAGTGCATGGATTTCCATGCTCTGGATGCCCAGAAAGCAACGGAGGATAGGCAGGCGGAGATTGTCGGTGTTGCTGagcgggttggggaggtcAAGGCTATTTTGGAGGACTTCCATGGCGTGTTGAGGggcaagctggaggagggggcaaAGGGGGTGGACTCGATTCATCTTTTGCTTGATGGCTTCAGCACTACAATCAAGGAGGCTATTACCAAGAACGACACTGTTGGCGACGACTTGAAGGTTATGCTTGATGCTCTCAAGACTGATGTCGAGGAGTCCAAGGCTAGTTTTTCGACTGCCCACTTGGAGACCAACGAGAAGGTTCAAGCCGCCAGCGACACTGTCATTGCCAAATTGGATGAGCGGATTGCTGATCTGATGGGCAAGTATGACGAGTTCCAGCTACTTCATGAGGAGCGGGCTGCCAAGGGTGAGGAGCGAGATGCCAACATGGAGGCGGCAGTTGTTGGCAACAAGGCTATTGCTGAGGAGCTCAAACAGCTGGTTGATACTCTTGGGTCTGCTGTCACCGACTcgatggagaggatggaggaggcttCCAAGACTGTGTTTGAGCGGGTTGAGGCGCTTGTTACCAAGTCTGATGAAGGCCAGCTTGAGGCCAAGACTGAACATTCCCTCACTCGTGAGACAGTTCAAGAGGCCATCACCAAGGTCGGCAGTGTCAATGACCAGGTTGCCGAGTACCAGCCCAAGATTCTTCAGACCCTTGAAGACTTCGTCTCGACGGTTGGTCAGCATTATGAGCAGCTCCACACCAAGGCCCAGGCTATCCAGGAGCGCGTTGAGATTCCTGTCGAAAAGTACGATGACACTGCTGTCAATGAGAAGCTTGATGTTCTTGTCGGCCATGCTGAGGTTGCCGACAAGGCGTTCGGGCGGCTGGACACTCTTGACGAGGTTCACTCTCAGGTCAAGgccactgctgctgagcttgcCATCTTCATTGCTGCTCAGACTCAACGCATCGCCGATGAGCatgaggacaaggagaagacaCTTCAGGAGACCATCGTTGCCTTGGAGCGCAAGCttgaggagaagcagcaggTTGAGGCTCAGATTTCCGATCTTCGCGAGGAACAGGAGCGCCTCAAGCAGTATATCTCTGTCACTCTTCCTCAAGAGCAGGAGCAGATTACCATTGCCTTCATGTCCAACCTTCAGAGCGAAGAGGCCCGACTCAAGGAGACGATCACGTCCCtcaaggaggagcaagagctCCTGAAGGAGACTTTCTTGTCTAATCTGAAGGAGGAGCAAACCCGGATCACGGAAGCCAACGTCGCCCTTAAGGCTGAACAAGACCAGCTCAAGGAGTCTTTTATCGCCAACCTCAAGGAAGAGCAAGCACGCATCATGGAGACCAATGTTGCcttgaaggaggagcaggaaaAGCTCAAGGAGACTTTCTTGGCCAACCTtcgtgaagaggagggcagaCTTAAGGAGTTGAACGATGCCCTCCGGGAAGAGCAGCAGACCATCCGTGACACCTATCTCGCCAATCTCAGAGAGGAAGAGTCGCTTCTCAAGGAGATCAATGCCGGCCTTCGCGCTGACCAGGAGGCTCTCCGTGAGAGCTTCATCAAGAGCTTccaggaggaagagctcaGACTTCGCGAGGTCAATGAGCAGCTCCGCGCCGATAACGACAAGCTCCAGGTCACCCTTAAGGGGGAGAATGATTTGCTCAAGGCTGCTCTGAAGGAAGAGTATGAGCAGGCCAAGGCCCAACTCAAGGAGGAGCACGAACAACTCAAGGCCCAGCTGAAGGCTGAGCAAGAGGCTCTCAAGGCCACTTTTAAGGCTGAGCAAGAAGAGCTTCGTGCTTCCATGAAGGAGGACAATGACCGTCTCAAGATTGAGttgctctccaacctcatGGAAGAAGAGACCAGAGTCAAGGAAGCCAATGTCGCCCTCCGCGTTGAGCACGACAATCTCAAGACTGCCTTCTTGgccgagctcaaggaggaagaggagcgtATCAAGACCAGCCTGGCTGATTTGCGCCTTGACCAAGAGGATCTCAACTCGCGCAAGAACAACCTCTGCTCTGAGCTGTCTACTCTTGAGGCTGCCTGCAAGTTCCGTcgtgaggaggttgaagatcTCACCACCCAGTCCGAGCACATGGAGCgcaaggtgctggagggtGTCATGGATCTTTCTAAGGTGTTGCTCATGAAGAAGACTGCCAGCGGCCTGCCCGAGAAGAAGGGTCCCGGTGGCGGCAACAGGGAGTTTTCGTCTACGTTGAGCAGAAAGAGGGTTGTTAGTGGACAGCAACCGCTTGATACTGCCGGTCCGAACAAGGCTAGGGGGACCTCGGCTGCGATCAGTATCGCGCTTGCTCAGTCTGGTCTCAGTCCTGAGGCTAAGAGGAACTTTAGCTTGACGCAGATCAACAATAACATCCCTGCCGGCGGCATCAAGAGAAGCCAGAGCGTTAGGAACcatgctggcggtgctgcgAACAGGGGCCTTAGGAAGGAGAGCTGGACTCCGATGGCGGCTACGCCTAAGAGCAGGGCTGCGAGTGGGAACAAGGCTGGGAAGGGGTATGGGGATTTGATGGGGGATcgagaggtggagggggaggataagGAGAATGTCCCGGTTGtcaaggaggatgaggaggagcaggttgaGATTCCTCAAGAGACTGAGGAGATCAAGGTTGATGAGATTCGGGTTGATGAAtcggaggatgaggttgagtcggtggctggtgatgaggcTACTCCTGTTGAgggggctgctgctcctgctgttgaggaggaggagagcagtGAGTCTGAGGATGATaacgacgaggaagaggttgagcAAAAGGATGGGACTGCTCTTGCCGCTGCCAAGGCCGCTGCTTCTTCCCGTGCTTCTTCGcccgagctggaggaggcgtcttcttcgtcggagTCTGAatccgaggatgaggaggaggtcatcgACCAGCCCAAGACTGAAGCCGCCACAACTGAAACCAAGACTGCTGACGACGCGGCCTCGGAGTTTACTGACGATGATATTGAGCATGTCGAAGCTGAGTCGGAGTCTGAGTCGGAGTCTGAGAATGAAAAGGAAGCTGAAGAGCCGACGTTGACTGCAGACAAGTTGAGAAAGGTCAGCAGTTGCACGACGGTTGTTACTCctcgtggtggtgatgacgagtTCAGTAGTAGTGAGGAGTCGgattttgatgatggggctAGTGACTGGACTAATCCGCCTGCTGCTTTGGGAACAGAGACGAATATTACTGCGCTGGAGAGCGAGGTTGGGACGCCggttgaggagaagaggaagggggctTAA
- a CDS encoding hypothetical protein (EggNog:ENOG503PDBE) yields MKFTTGLALLSALATSTAQILVPPGPVKGPNTLVFKQIGGIPNNECLTFTNSGEIVQAACAWTHADRQVTPGKILGTDVLIVQRGFAAPFRGDLVGKTACVAFNETTFRAEDCSRNDLLFVRFDVGNGRIQANGAPVCLSGYDSKAFVKIDIGLQRCSQFTVTAVAPTRP; encoded by the exons ATGAAGTTCACCACCGGTCTTGCTCTTCTGAGCGCTCTTGCCACCTCCACGGCTCAGATCCTCGTCCCTCCAGGACCCGTCAAGGGCCCCAATACTCTTGTCTTCAAGCAGATTGGCGGCATCCCCAACAATGAGTGCTTGACCTTCACCAACAGC GGCGAGATCGTCCAAGCCGCCTGCGCCTGGACACACGCCGACAGACAAGTCACACCCGGCAAGATCTTGGGGACCGACGTCCTCATTGTCCAGCGGGGCTTTGCTGCCCCCTTTCGTGGTGACCTTGTCGGCAAGACAGCCTGCGTTGCCTTCAACGAGACCACCTTCCGCGCCGAGGACTGCTCGAGGAACGACCTGCTGTTTGTCAGATTCGATGTTGGCAACGGCCGGATTCAGGCCAATGGCGCGCCCGTTTGCTTGAGCGGGTATGATAGCAAGGCTTTCGTCAAAATTGATATCGGCCTCCAGAGGTGCTCGCAGTTCACCGTCACTGCTGTTGCGCCTACCAGGCCATAA
- the HYM1 gene encoding Hym1p (BUSCO:EOG092633QB; COG:S; EggNog:ENOG503NY6M) has translation MSFLFGRTRTRTNATDLPKQAREHISKLEGPQGGPKADELAKVLSQIKMVLQGTPEAEPSPEQIYQLITGMIEEDVLYLLAANLHRLPFESRKDTQVIFSYIFRFRTPAGVQKPEPLALAWVVEKRPQVLVELCKSYDHKESATPAGTILREVLKNEAAAAVILYDDGDEMGSSSRGLGAINPERPQTGNGVFWKFFEWIDKSSFEVAADAFTTFRELLTKHKELVPKYLAVNFDLFFSRYNSVLVQSNSYVTKRQSIKLLGEILLDRSNYNVMTAYVDRGEHLKICMNLLRDDRKMVQYEGFHVFKVFVANPHKSVPVQKILLMNREKLLHFLSHFLEDRTDDEQFIDEREFLIKQIRNMPSQPVQPQHR, from the exons atgtcttttctttttgggcgGACGCGCACAAGGACCAATGCGACCGACCTGCCCAAGCAGGCGAGGGAGCATATCTCCAAGTTGGAGGGACCGCAAGGAGGGCCAAAG GCAGATGAGCTAGCAAAGGTTCTATCGCAAATCAAAATGGTTCTCCAAGGCACTCCCG AAGCCGAACCCTCCCCCGAACAAATCTACCAATTGATCACCGGTATGATCGAAGAAGATGTCCTCtacctcctcgccgccaaccTTCACCGTCTCCCCTTCGAATCTCGAAAAGACACCCAAGTCATCTTCTCCTACATCTTCCGGTTCCGCACCCCCGCCGGCGTTCAGAAACCCGAACCCTTGGCCCTGGCCTGGGTGGTAGAAAAGAGACCGCAAGTACTGGTCGAGCTATGCAAGTCGTACGATCACAAGGAGAGCGCTACGCCGGCTGGGACAATACTGCGCGAGGTTCTCAAGAATGAGGCCGCCGCTGCGGTGATACTGtacgacgacggcgacgagaTGGGGTCCAGCTCGAGGGGCTTGGGCGCTATCAACCCCGAAAGGCCACAAACTGGCAACGGGGTTTTCTGGAAGTTTTTTGAGTGGATAGATAAGAGCTCTTttgaggtggcggcggaTGCTTTTACCACGTTTAGA GAACTCCTCACGAAACACAAAGAACTCGTCCCAAAATACCTCGCCGTCAACTTtgacctcttcttctctcggTACAACTCGGTCCTAGTTCAATCCAACAGCTACGTCACCAAGCGGCAGTCGATCAAACTGCTCGGCGAGATATTGCTCGACCGATCAAACTACAACGTCATGACCGCCTACGTCGACAGGGGGGAGCACCTGAAGATCTGCATGAACTTGCTCAGAGACGACCGGAAAATGGTGCAGTATGAGGGGTTCCACGTTTTCAAAGTCTTTGTGGCGAACCCGCACAAGAGCGTGCCGGTGCAGAAGATATTGCTGATGAACAGGGAGAAGTTGCTGCACTTTTTGAGTCATTTTCTAGAGGACAGGACGGACGATGAGCAGTTTATTGACGAGAGGGAGTTTTTGATCAAGCAGATTAGGAACATGCCGAGTCAGCCTGTTCAGCCGCAACATCGGTAG
- a CDS encoding hypothetical protein (EggNog:ENOG503NUSW; COG:E; BUSCO:EOG09263BE5), whose protein sequence is MSETAEMKVDPARASALISQLQGVKDKIAVVAKGRPVRLVAVSKLKPANDILALHEAPETKHLYFGENYSQELTQKAELLPRTIQWHFIGGLQSKHTKNLAKIPNLFCVSSIDTLKKAELLDKYRGDQIAAATNPDIFGKIKVHVQVNTSGEESKSGCAPGQETVELCKKIENECPNLELLGLMTIGAIARSRETTPENENEDFQVLREQRDLVRKELGFGEERLLELSMGMSEDFEGAIAMGSDEVRVGSTIFGVRGPKSEAVVVVA, encoded by the exons ATGAGCGAGACTGCCGAAATGAAAGTAGACCCAGCCAGAGCCAGCGCCCTCATCTCGCAATTACAGGGCGTCAAAGATAAAATCGCCGTCGTTGCCAAGGGGCGTCCT gTACGACTCGTAGCAGTCTCCAAACTCAAACCCGCAAACgacatcctcgccctccatgAAGCTCCTGAGACAAAACACCTCTACTTTGGGGAGAACTACTCGCAAGAACTGACCCAAAAAGCCGAGCTCCTCCCCAGGACGATTCAATGGCACTTCATCGGCGGTCTTCAATCAAAACACACTAAAAACCTCGCCAAAATCCCCAACCTCTTTTGCGTCTCCAGCATCGACACCCTCAAAAAGGCTGAGCTCCTTGACAAGTACCGCGGTGATCAAATTGCTGCAGCGACCAACCCGGATATTTTTGGCAAGATCAAAGTTCATGTGCAGGTCAACACTTCGGGGGAAGAGTCCAAGTCGGGATGTGCACCAGGGCAGGAGACAGTGGAGCTGTGTAAGAAGATCGAGAATGAGTGCCCTAAtttggagttgttggggttgatgacTATTGGGGCAATTGCACGGAGTAGGGAGACGACACCGGAGAATGAGAATGAGGATTttcaggtgttgagggagcagagggatttggtgaggaaggagcttgggtttggggaaGAGAGACTGCTGGAGTTGAGTATGGGGATGAGTGAGGACTTTGAGGGGGCGATTGCGAtggggagtgatgaggtgagggtggggagtACGATTTTTGGGGTGAGGGGGCCGAAGAgtgaggctgttgttgttgttgcttaG